A stretch of DNA from Tsuneonella amylolytica:
ACCACCACATATGCCCCGTCACCCGGATACGCTGTTCGTCGCCGCGAATGGGATCGGTCAGCGAGGCGGTGAGGGTCAGCCCCCAGACCAGCAGCCCGGTCAGCACCACGCCGGGAAAGGCGACGCCCATGATCCAGATCAGCTTCTCCCCGCCCAGTTTCGCCTTCCACTTCGCGGGTCCCGCCAGCGCCACGTACAGCGCCGCCGCCACGATCGCGGTCACGATGGCCCCCATCGCAAACAGCGCCCAGGCAAGCACCGTCACGCTTTCGGCGTATGGACCTGCTGGATCGAGAACGGGCGGCGGCCAGCCCCACCATGCGTCGAAAGCGGTCGAAGCGTCAGTCATCGGAGATACCATAGAGATAGGCGGCGACATCGCGCGCCTCGGATCGGGAAATCGGCATGGCGGGCATCGTGCTGCCGGGCTTGGCGACGGGCGCGTTGCGGACGAACGCGGCGAGGTTGGCCGGCGTGTTGGGGAGCGCGCCGGCGATGGGCCCCCGTCCGTCGAAGGCCGTCAGGTCCGGGCCCGCGCGCCCCTTGGGCCAGTCTATGTCGGGAAATGCGTGACACGCCGCGCACCCCGCCGCGGCCACGACCGTACGGCCACGCTCGATGGCCGCGGGTTCGAAGTCGTGCCGGCCTTCGGGCGGCGGCTTGCATCCTGCCGCGGCGGCTGCCAGCAATACGGCGATGGCGAGCTTCACCCACTGCGGGCGGGCCGGACAGTCAGGAGGTGGGAAACCGGTTCGATGAAGCGATTGTCCTGTCTTGCCGCGCCGTTTTTCGTCCTGACGACAAGCGCGTGCTCCTCGCCCGCGATCACCGCCGATCTGTTCGCTGCGACCGGCGAGACGATCGCTTTCAGCGGCGGTGCGGCCGGGGCGGCGGGAGCGTGCTCCACGTGCCACGGGACGCGCGGAGAGGGCGACGGCAACCTCGCGCCGCGAATCGCGGGGCTCGACCAGGGTTACGCGCTGCGCCAACTCGAACACTTTGCCTCCGGCGCCCGCCGGCACCCCCAGATGCAGTGGATCGCCGGTCGGCTCGATGGAGACGCCCGCGAGAAAGTCACCGCTTACTACGCGCAAATGGACTGGGCTACGCTGGACGCGCTGGAAGGGGCCGCGCCATGTGCGGGGGCGATCCTCTATCACGAGGACCTTCCGCCCAAGGGCGTCGCATCGTGCGCCAGCTGCCACGGCGCCGACGGGCTCGGCAACGCGGGCAATCCGCCGCTTGCGGGGCAGAGTGCGGCGTATCTGGAACGCCAGCTCGATGCGTGGGCGACGGGCGAACGGTACGGCGACGGCGGGGCGGCAATGACAGCCATCAGCCGGTCGCTCCATCCGGCCGATCGGCGAGCGGTGGCGGCGTATGCCGCGAACCCAGCGGGTGCTGGCGATGGTCGGTCAGTTCCGGAAACATGCCTTCGAGCACGTCGTCCCGATCGATGAAATGATGCTTGAGCGCCGCGAGGGCATGCGCGGGGACGAGCAGGGTGAGCAGGATCACCGCAGCGACGTGGACGTCCATCGACCAGTCGAGCACGCGGAACTGCCACGCCCGCGACAGGTCGTAGAACGGCATCGGCGGGACGGGGATGAGACCCGCCAGATATAGCGGACGCGCCGGCTGGATCGCCGACCACATCGCCCAGCCGGACAGTGGCAGGATCGTGAAGAGCGCGTAGAACACGCCGTGTGTCAGATGCGCGATGTTCGAGGGCAGGCCGGGCTTGTCCGCGTCGTTGATCGGACCGGGAACGATCAGGCGCCAGAGCAGCCGCAACACCCCCAGCACGAGCAGCGTGAGCCCGATCTGCGAATGGAGCGCATAGGCAGCCAGCTTCTCGCCCCCGACGAGATAGCGCTGGATCCACCATCCCGTGCCGAGCTGAAAGATCACCACCGCGGCCATGATCCAGTGGAACGCGACGCCCACAGGCGTGTAGCGGCCGCGGCTGCGATAGCGCTGCGCCCATGCCCCCAGCCTGCTCGTCATGCGGCGCGGGGCTGCGGATCCGGGCCGAGGGCCCGCCATAGCCTGGCCGAGGCGAACAGGAGGTAGAAACCGCCGCCGACGACCCACATCACCAGTCCCGCGATTTGCTGATCCTCGAGCGGCGTCAGGCCCCAGGCGGCAATCGTGCCAAAGTGCGGTGCGTAGAGCGCCCGTCCTGCGAAGACGAGCAACGCACCCAAGACGCCCATCTGGACCATCTGCGCCAAAAGGCTCGCTCCCGCCTTCAGCGCGCCCGACCGGCGCACGGCCGCCCACCATGCCGCCGCGCTGGCGGTGATCGTCACCTGCATCGTCCAGAACACCGCATCGTTCGACATGGCCAGTTCGTAGAGAGTCGGCAGGTGCCATGCCCAGAACACCGCCGCCTGGACCAGCGTGGCCGCCCCGAGCGGCAGGGGCGGATAGACCTTCTTGCCGACGGCAGCGACCAGCAGCGGCGCAAGCACGAACGCCAAAGCCAGGTGATGGACCGACCGCGCTACGAACAGCGCCGATCCGAGCGCGCACAGGGGAGTCACGAACAGGATGACCATGGCTCCGACGAAACCGACTTGGCTGCGCATCGTGCGGGGCGAGTATCTCGCTCCCGCGACGATCAAGGCGGCCAGCATCGCCAGCAGAACCGGGTCCCAGTTCCAGTGCATCAGCCAATGCGCCGGGCTTGGCGCCTCCCCGCAATACGGGCTCCAGCTCGTCGCGTGCGCGGTGGGCGTCGTCTCCATCCCCGACTGATTACCCGATGGCGCGCCTCGTTCAATTCCTTCGTCCACGGATTCTGGATCTAACGGGAATATATCCGAGCTACCGTGGAAGGGATTACAATCCTCTCAAGCGCCCTACATCATGGTCCAGATCGGACATCGGCCAACGAAAAGGAAAACGGGTCGAGTTTTCGCAGCTGTGGCTGAAAACCTTGATCCACTGGTCGGGACGAGAGGATTCGAACCTCCGACCCCCACACCCCCAGTGTGATGCGCTACCAGGCTGCGCTACGTCCCGAGACCAGTGGAGCGCGGGCCTATAGGGTCGGGTTTTGGGCATGGCAAGCGCCGAGGCGAGCGTTGCCTCGCGGCCACACGTCCGCCTCGATTGCTCTCGCCCGGCGATGCTGCTAGGCGCGCGGCCATTGCCGGGGGCGGGTTCGCGCCTACCTTCCGCCTATCCTTCCCTTCGTTCGAACGGACCGAACAGACGATGCTCGATATTCTCGCCGCCGCCACCACCGCGGCCGCGCCTCCGGTTTGGATCAGCTGGCTGCCGATCGTCGGCATGATCGCGATCTTCTGGTTCCTGCTGATCCGCCCGCAGATGCGCCAGCAGAAGGCGCACCAGGCCAAGGTCGCGGGACTGAAGCGGGGCGACCAGGTGGTCACCGCCGGCGGTCTCGTCGGCAAGGTCGTGCGGGTGGACGAGCACTACGTCGATCTCGAACTGGCGCAGGGCGTCAAGGTGAAGGCGGTCAAGGCCACCATCGGCGACGTCATCGCGCCGGGCGGCACCGCCGCCGCGAACGACTGACGGCGGAGACCGACACCCCATGCTCGATTTCCCGCGCTGGAAGAAGGTCTGGCTGTGGAGCCTGATCCTCCTCGTCTCGATCGCGTCGCTGCCGTCGATCGCCTCGCTGTCGGGGCTGAACTGGCCCGATGAACTGCCCGATCCGGCGGTCAATCTCGGCCTCGACCTTGCCGGCGGTAGCCACATCCTGCTCGAGGCGGATGCGCGGCAGCTTTCGATCCAGCGGCTCGAAACGATGGAAGAGTCGGTTCGCACCGCGCTGCGGCAGGCGAAGCCCGCTGTCCGTATCGGCGACGTGTCGACGCAGGGCAATCGCCTGAGCTTCATGGTCGAGAGCGCGGCCGACGTCGACCGGGCGCGCGAGGCGATCCTGCCGCTCGTCAACGGCACCGGCATGACCCGCGAATGGTCGCTGAGCGTCATCGACGAGACACGCTTCGTGCTGACCCCGACCGAGCAGGGCAACACCGCCGCGCTCGACCAGGCGATGGACAGCGCCAAGGACGTTATCGACCGCCGCATCAACGCCATCGGCACGCTGGAGCCGACGATCATCCGCCAGGGCGACGACCGCATCGTGGTCCAGGCCCCGGGGCAGGAAGACCCCGAGGCGCTGAAGGCGCTGATCGGCCAGACCGCGAAGCTGGAATTCAAGCTCGTCGACGAGAACGCCCTGCCGAGCGACATCGCCGCAGGCAACGCGCCGGCGGGCAGCCAGATCTTCCCCTTCGCCGACGGTACGCCGCAGGCGGGGCAGGGCATCGCCGTGCGCCGGCTGGGCGGGATCAAGGGCGACAGCCTGACGAACGCGCAGCAGGGTTTCAGCCCGCAGGACAACAGCCCGGTCGTCAACATCACCTTCGACCAGCAGGGCGCGGCCAAGTTCGCCCGCCTGACCACCCAGAACGTCAACAAGCCCTTCGCCATCATCCTCGACGGCAAGGTCCTGTCAGCACCCAACATCAACGAGCCGATCCGCGGCGGTACCGCGCAGATCAGCGGCGGCTTCACCGTCGACGGCGCGAACCAGCTCGCGATCTCGCTGCGTTCGGGCGCGCTTCCTGTCGACCTGAAGGTGATCGAGGAACGGACCGTCGGGCCCGATCTCGGCGCCGATTCGATCCGCAAGGGCCTCGGCGCGATGGCTATCGGCACCGGGCTGATCCTCCTGTTCATGGTCGTCACCTACGGCCGCTTCGGTGTCTACGCGAACCTCGCGCTGGTGCTGAACGTGCTGATGATCCTGGGCATCATGGCGGCCTTCAACGCCACGCTGACGCTGCCCGGCCTTGCCGGTTTCGTGCTGACCATCGGTGCGGCGGTGGACGCCAACGTGCTCATCAACGAACGCATCCGCGAGGAACGACGACGTGGGCGAAGCGTGGTGGCTGCGGTGGAAACCGGCTACAAGGAAGCCAGCCGCGCCATCTACGACGCGAACATCACCAACGTCATCGCCGCGACGCTGCTGTTTCTGTTCGGGCAGGGCCCGGTGAAGGGTTTTGCCGTCGTCCTCGTCATTGGTGTGATCACCTCGATGTTCACCGCCGTCACCATCACCCGCATGTGGGTCGCCGGTTGGCTCCGCCGCACGCGCCCGACCGACATCAATATCTGAGGAGGGCGCGGACATGAAACTGCTCAAACTCGTTCCCGACAACACCAACATCCACTTCCTGGGATGGCGGGTGCCGTTCTTCGTCGTCTCGGCATTGCTGATCGTGGCAAGCTGGGGCCTGGTGCTGACGCAGGGCCTCAACCTCGGGGTCGATTTCGTCGGCGGACAGATGATCCGCGTGACGTTCGTGGGCAAGGCCGACGCGCCGGTCGGTGCGATGCGGACCGAGATCGAACGGCTCGGCTACGGCGACCCCATCATCCAGCGCTTCGGTCAGCCCAACGAGGCCTCGATCCGGATGAAGCTGCCGGAAGGGTCCGACGCGCGCCCCGATCTCGCGAACACGATGGCGGAACGGATTACATCCGCGCTCAAGGCCGCGCATCCCGAGGTGCGAATCGACGGCGTCGATTCGGTTTCGGGCAAGGTATCGGGCGAACTGTTCCGCACCGGCCTGCTGTCGCTGCTGGCGGCGATGGTTGCGATCTCGATCTACATCTGGATCCGGTTCGAATGGCAGTTCGGTGCGGGCGCATTGCTGGCGCTGTTCCACGACGTGTCGCTGACTCTGGGGTTTTTCGCGCTGACCCAGCTCGAATTCGACCTCAACATCGTGGCCGCGATCCTGACCATCATCGGCTATTCGCTCAACGACACGATCGTCGTCTACGACCGCATCCGCGAAAACCTGAAGAAATATCGCAAGATGCCGCTGCCCGAACTGCTCGACCTGTCGGTCAACGAGACGCTGGCGCGCACCGTGATGACCTCGCTGACCCTGCTGGTCGCGCTGGTCCCGCTGGTGCTCTTCGGGCCGGCCAGCCTGTTCGGCATGGCTGCGGGGATCACGCTCGGCATCTTCGTCGGCACCTACAGCTCGATCTACATGTCGGCGCCGCTGCTGGTCTGGTTCGGGGTGCGGGGCGACAGCTTCGTTCCGGCCGAAACCAAGGTGGACCGGGCCGAACAGATTGCCCGCGGCGAAGCCTGATGGGGGCGGCTCAGCCCGGCAGGGTTTCGTAATAGGCAGCCAGCGCGGCGGCGTTGCTCTGCCAGCTGAACCGGTCCGCCATCGCCGCCGTCGCCTGCCGTAGCGGGGGGTCGGAAATCACCAGCCCCACGCCTTCCGCGATCGCGGCGGGGGTGCGCTCGACAATCACGCCAGCTTCGGGAGCGGTTACGACCTCGCGTGCGCCGCCGGCATCCGTGATGACCAGCGGCGTGCCGCAGGCGAGAGCTTCCACCCATGCGTTGGCAAGGCCCTCGCTCGCCGAAGGCAGGACCATCGCATCGGCCGCCGACAGCACGAGCGGCAGAAGATCGTGGTCGAGGCTGCCGAGGAAATGCACCCGCCCGGCAACGCCCCGTTCGGCGGCGAGGGACCGTAAAGCCGCCTCGTCGTCACCCCGGCCGACCAGGACCAGCTGCGTATCGGGGGGCAGGCCGTCCAGCGCCTCGATCACCAGTCGCTGCCCCTTGCGCGGGATGAGTGCGCCCACCGTAGCGAGCACCGGGGCATTGTCGGGCAGGCCGATCGCAAGTTCTCGCGACAGGCGGCGGCGGAGCTGGGTATGCTGGAGGGGGCGGAAGCGATCCCGGTCGAGCCCGGTGTAGTGAAGCGCGATCTTGTCGGCGGGCAGGCCCAGTGCGGCCATGTCTTCGGCGAGCGCGCCGCATACCGCGAGGAGGCCCGCTGCCTGCTTTCCGGCGGCCAGGATCTGCGGCCGGGTGTCGGCGCGGGCGCCCCAGTAATGGATGTCCGCCCCGCGTGCCTTGATCGACAGCGGCAGGCCGAGGTCGGTAGCTACGCGGGCGGCAGCGGGCCCGTCGGGATAGAAGAACTGCGCGTCGACGACATCGAACGGCGTTTCGGCATGGAGGCGGCGGGCGAGCGGCAAGATTTTGCGCACGATGAGCCCCGGATTGTACCGGGCGCCGAACCGGGGGATCGTGCGGAAAGTCGGGCGGTGCACCGCAACGCCGTTCTCCATCCCTCCGGTCGCGGCCTCGCGCGCGGCCTTGTACCGGCCCAGCGCCACGGGGGGCAGGGCGATCGGGTTGATCACGGTCACCGCCCAGTCGCCGCGTTTCGCCAACGCTTCGAGACTGCGCGCGACGAAAGTGCCGAAGCGCGGGTTCGCCGCGTTGGGATAGAGCGTGGAGATCGAAAGCGCGCGGCGCATCGCTCGGTCCCTACAGCTTGCGCACGAGCATTTCGGCGACTGCGATCCACGCCGGATCGTCGACCACCTGCTGCTTCTGCCCGGCGCCCACCGGCAGTACGCCGAAGCGTCCGCCCTGCCGGTCGATCAGCCTGCCGAACGCGAACCGCCCGCCCTTGCGCGGGACGAGGACATCGCGGTTGATCGCCTGCCCGGCGTTCGCAGGCGCGATCTGGCGAAGCCATAGCTGGTCGCCCGCCCGGTATTCGCCCGCGCTGGTCTCGATCGACAGCACGACGCGGATCTCGTCGCCGCCGAGTTCGGTCGGCAGCAGCGCATCGCGCGGGGCTGCGAGCGCATCCGGCCCGCCGTCGCCCAAAGTCGCGACGATCTGCGCGCGGGCGTTCGCCTCGGCACGGATTAGCGTTTCCGGATCGACGCCGAGCGCGGATGCGATGCGGTCCATCCATCTGATCGACAGGTTGCGCATCCCGGTTTCCAGCCGGCCGATGGTTTGCGGCGTCGTCGGCGGGTCGCACGCCTCGGCGAGTTCGGCGAGAGTCATGTTCTTTTCGCGGCGAATGTCGCGAATGCGGTTGATCATCGGGCACCTGTAACCAAATCGGTTTTCTCTTTCCTACAGGTAATCCGCTTTGGCAAGACAGGTTTCGTAGCCGAGGAGAACACGATGCGCGAACTGGTTGAACGCGAACTCACCCCCGAGGGTCCCCGCCGCTGCGGCGGAGTCGGGAAGGGCGGGCGTTCGGTGACGGTCAACCTCGCCGGATCCCCGATCGCATGGCTCCATGCCCGCGGCCATCTCGACGACCGCCTGTTCGATGCGGGCGAGCGCCTGCGCGCCGATTACGAACGGGCGCAGATGGCCCCCAGTGTCACGATGCGGTGGGACCCGGTGCGGGTGAGGACGACGGGCGATGCCGGCCTCACGCCGGGCGAAAGGCAGATCGCCGCTAAGGCGCGGTTCGACGGCGCGCTAGCCGCGGCGGGGCGCGGGCTCGAGGACGTGTTGTGGCGGGTCGTGTGCGCCGGCGAGAGCCTGCCCGACGCCGAACGTTCGCTCGCGTGGCCCGCGCGGAGCGGCAAGCTGGTGCTCCGCCTCGCGCTCGACCGGGTGGCCGAGTTCTATCGCATTTCCTGATCCCGCCGGGCCGCTGCGTCGAGCGCGGCCATGCGCCGCGCGGCGGCGATCGTCTGGATCATGAACACCGCGACCATCACGATCGCCGCCGCCCCGAAGATGTAGTCGAACGGTCCGAGCCCGGCGAACCAGCGCGCGTCGGGGCCGACGATCCACATCGCGATCGTCAGCGCGATCAGAATCAGGCGCAGCTCCGTCGGCCCGGCGCCGAGGTGCGACATGGGGAATTCGCCCGCGACCTTGGCCATGATGAACGTGTGCGCCATGAGCATGAAATAGGCCGCCGTCGTCAGCAGCGCGACCTCCGCTTCTACGTACGGGCTGAAACCGATGCCGACGAACATCACGAGCGCGCCGAACACGTCGGCACTGTGATCGACGAGGTAGCCGTAGCGAGGCCGCTCGATCCGCCGGAACCGCGCGATCGACCCGTCGAGCGAGTCTCCGAACCAGTGGACGACATAGCCACCGATAGAAAGCGCGAGCCAGCCAACCGCGAACGTGCTCATCGCATAGCCGAAGCCGATGCACAGCGTGGCGAGGATCGCCAGCCCGGTCAGCCCGTCGGGCGTCACCCAGGCCGGAAGCCGCGGGCAGATCCACGCCAGCAACCGCTTCTCGCTGGCGGCAAGAAGGTTCTGCTGGATGCGCTTTGGCGGCGGTGACACTTTTGTCATCGACCCGCCCCTGCGCCCTGCAGGCCTCATGGGCAAGGGGTTTGACGCCGGAACCCGCGCCGCCCCTCGCGGCTTGGTCCTTCGAAAGGACCTGTCATGAAGCTTTACTATTCCCCCGGCGCCTGCAGCCTCGCCAGCCACATCGCCCTCATCGAAGGCGACGCCGACTACGAGGCGGTGAAGGTCGACCTGAAAGCGCACAAGACCGAATCCGGCGAGGACTACTACGCCATCAGTCCGCGCGGATATGTCCCCGCCATCGAGACCGAGGACATGGGCCTCGTGACCGAGAACCCGGCGGTGCTGCCCTATATCGCGCAGCAGACCGCGCGCCTGCCGCAGGGCAAGGACATGTTTCGCCTGCTCGAGTGGATCGGCTTCGTCGGTACCGAGATCCACACAGGCTATGGCCCGCTGTTCGGCGGCGCGGGCGACGACGAGCAGGCCGAGGCGAAGGAGAGCCTGGCGAAAACCTATCGCCTGGCGGACCGGCTGATGGACGGCAACGATTGGCTGGTGGGAGACGCGCCGACGGTGGCCGACAACTACCTGTTCGTAACGCTGCTGTGGGCCGACAAGTTCGGCATCGAGGTCCCCGAATCGCTCGCCGACTACCGCAAGCGCAACCTGGAACGCCCGGCGGTCAGGCAGGCGATGAAGGACGAGGGATTGAGCTAGCCCTCGACCGCCTCGGCGAGTTCCAGCCAGCGTTCCTCGGCCGCGTCCTTTTCGGCCCGGGCATTGGCCACGCCCTGGCTGATGTTGGCGAACCGCTGCGGGTCGCTGGTGTAGAGCGCAGGGTCGGCGAGGATGTCTTCGCCCTTCGCAATGGCCCGCTCCAGTTCCTCGATCCGGGCCGGCAGCAGTTCGTAGTCGCGCTGGTCCTTGTAGCTGAGCTTCGCCGCGCGCGGGGGCGGCGGGGGAGGGGGCGGCGGCGCGGCATCCGCCCGCGCGGACCTCGCCGCCGGCGCGTGCCGTTCGCGGCGGCGGGCCACCCAGTCCTCGTATCCGCCGGCGACCACGTCCACCGTCCCGCTGCCGTCGAGCCCAAGCGTGACGGTGACAGTCCGGTCGAGGAAGTCGCGATCGTGGCTGACGATGAGGACGGTGCCGTCGTAGTCGGCGATCACTTCCTGCAGCAGGTCGAGCGTTTCGAGGTCGAGATCGTTGGTCGGCTCGTCGAGCACGAGGAGGTTCGACTTGCGCGCGAATTCGCGGGCCAGCAGCAGCCGGCTGCGCTCCCCGCCCGACAGCGTGCCGACCTTCGCATCGACGATGGCGGGGTCGAACAGGAACTCCTTGAGATAGCCTTGCACATGCTTCTTGCCGTCGCCGACCTCGATCCAGTCGCCGCCTTCGGCCACCACATCCCGAACGCTCTTTTCAGGCGACAGCAGGCTGCGCTGCTGGTCGATCATCACACCGGTCAGCTTCTGCGAGATGTCGATGGTGCCGCTGTCTGGTTCGAGCCCGCCGGTCAACATACGTAGCAACGTCGTCTTGCCGGCGCCGTTCGAGCCGACGATGCCGATCCGGTCCCCGCGCTGGATGCGCAGCGAGAAATCGCGGATGATCTTCCGGTCGCCGAAGCTTTTGGACACCTTGTCGGCGACGATGACCGACTTCGACTTGAACTCGGTCTCGGTCGCGAGCTGGAGCTTGGCGGCACCCTGCGGGCCCATCATCGAAGCGCGCTGGGCGCGCATCTGCCACAGCTTTTCCAGACGGCCCTGGTTGCGCTTGCGCCGCGCGGTGACGCCGCGTTCCAGCCAGTGCGCCTCGATCTTCAGCTTCGCGTCGAGCCGTTCGGCGTTGCGCGCTTCTTCGGCGTATACCTGTTCTTCCCACGCCTCGTACCCGCCGAATCCGACATCCTTGCGCCGCATCGCGCCGCGGTCGAGCCACATCGTGGTCGTGGTGAGGCGCTTGAGGAACGTGCGGTCGTGGCTGATGACCACGAAGGCGCCCTTGTACCGGCTCAGCCAGTCCTCCAGCCAGTCGATCGCGCCGATGTCGAGGTGGTTGGTCGGCTCGTCCATCAGCAGCAGGTCGGGATCCTGCGCCAGCGCGCGGGCGATGGCCGCCCGGCGCTTCTCGCCGCCGCTGGCGGTCGACGCTTCGCGTGCCATGTCGATGCCGAGCTGGCCGGCGATCGCCTCCACCTCGTGCACCGCAGGCGCATGCTCCCCCGAAAGCGCCCAGTCCATCAGAGTCGCATGGCCGGCGAGATCGGGCTCCTGTTCCAGCAGCACGATGCGGGTGCCGGGCTTGACCTTGCGCAGGCCGCGGTCGGCCTCGATCCGGTCGTCGATCAGCTTGAACAGCGTCGTCTTGCCCGCTCCGTTGCGGCCGATCAGCGCGATGCGGTCGCGCGGTCCGATGTGGAGGTCGAGGTCGCTGAACAGCCAGCGCCCGCCCTGTTGCAGGCCCAGGCCTTCCCAGCTGAGGATCGGAGGTTGTGCCATGGCGGGCGCGGCCTAGCCGCACCGGGTTGGCGGAACAAGTCGGTTCACCGGGGCGTAACCGGGGGCAAGGCACCTGCACCGCCAAAGGAGACCCACCCACATGATCCGTACCATCGCCTCGACCCTCGCCGCCGCCACTGTCGCCGCCGCCATCGCGGCGCCTGCCGCCGCCGCCGACGTACAGGTCGCCTCGCAAGGGCCGGTGGTCGAACTGTCGGTGACCGAGACGGTCAAGGCCCGGCCCGACATCGCCAACGTCAGCGCCGGAGTCACCACCAACGCTCCGACCGCGGTCGCCGCGATGGCGGCCAATGCGCAGGCGATGGACGCGGTGATCGCGCGCATCAAGGCGCTGGGCGTGCGGGCCGAGGACATCCAGACCGCCGGCATCAATCTTGGCGCACAATACGATTACGACCAGGCCGAACGGCGCCAGGTGTTCCGCGGCTATCAGGCATCGAACCGGGTCAGCGTGACCTTGCGCGACGTGAAGCGCACCG
This window harbors:
- a CDS encoding cytochrome c oxidase assembly protein; translation: METTPTAHATSWSPYCGEAPSPAHWLMHWNWDPVLLAMLAALIVAGARYSPRTMRSQVGFVGAMVILFVTPLCALGSALFVARSVHHLALAFVLAPLLVAAVGKKVYPPLPLGAATLVQAAVFWAWHLPTLYELAMSNDAVFWTMQVTITASAAAWWAAVRRSGALKAGASLLAQMVQMGVLGALLVFAGRALYAPHFGTIAAWGLTPLEDQQIAGLVMWVVGGGFYLLFASARLWRALGPDPQPRAA
- a CDS encoding cytochrome b, yielding MTSRLGAWAQRYRSRGRYTPVGVAFHWIMAAVVIFQLGTGWWIQRYLVGGEKLAAYALHSQIGLTLLVLGVLRLLWRLIVPGPINDADKPGLPSNIAHLTHGVFYALFTILPLSGWAMWSAIQPARPLYLAGLIPVPPMPFYDLSRAWQFRVLDWSMDVHVAAVILLTLLVPAHALAALKHHFIDRDDVLEGMFPELTDHRQHPLGSRHTPPPLADRPDGATG
- a CDS encoding DUF6456 domain-containing protein; the protein is MRELVERELTPEGPRRCGGVGKGGRSVTVNLAGSPIAWLHARGHLDDRLFDAGERLRADYERAQMAPSVTMRWDPVRVRTTGDAGLTPGERQIAAKARFDGALAAAGRGLEDVLWRVVCAGESLPDAERSLAWPARSGKLVLRLALDRVAEFYRIS
- a CDS encoding glutathione binding-like protein, translated to MKLYYSPGACSLASHIALIEGDADYEAVKVDLKAHKTESGEDYYAISPRGYVPAIETEDMGLVTENPAVLPYIAQQTARLPQGKDMFRLLEWIGFVGTEIHTGYGPLFGGAGDDEQAEAKESLAKTYRLADRLMDGNDWLVGDAPTVADNYLFVTLLWADKFGIEVPESLADYRKRNLERPAVRQAMKDEGLS
- a CDS encoding CDP-alcohol phosphatidyltransferase family protein, whose translation is MTKVSPPPKRIQQNLLAASEKRLLAWICPRLPAWVTPDGLTGLAILATLCIGFGYAMSTFAVGWLALSIGGYVVHWFGDSLDGSIARFRRIERPRYGYLVDHSADVFGALVMFVGIGFSPYVEAEVALLTTAAYFMLMAHTFIMAKVAGEFPMSHLGAGPTELRLILIALTIAMWIVGPDARWFAGLGPFDYIFGAAAIVMVAVFMIQTIAAARRMAALDAAARRDQEMR
- a CDS encoding helix-turn-helix domain-containing protein, coding for MINRIRDIRREKNMTLAELAEACDPPTTPQTIGRLETGMRNLSIRWMDRIASALGVDPETLIRAEANARAQIVATLGDGGPDALAAPRDALLPTELGGDEIRVVLSIETSAGEYRAGDQLWLRQIAPANAGQAINRDVLVPRKGGRFAFGRLIDRQGGRFGVLPVGAGQKQQVVDDPAWIAVAEMLVRKL
- the secF gene encoding protein translocase subunit SecF gives rise to the protein MKLLKLVPDNTNIHFLGWRVPFFVVSALLIVASWGLVLTQGLNLGVDFVGGQMIRVTFVGKADAPVGAMRTEIERLGYGDPIIQRFGQPNEASIRMKLPEGSDARPDLANTMAERITSALKAAHPEVRIDGVDSVSGKVSGELFRTGLLSLLAAMVAISIYIWIRFEWQFGAGALLALFHDVSLTLGFFALTQLEFDLNIVAAILTIIGYSLNDTIVVYDRIRENLKKYRKMPLPELLDLSVNETLARTVMTSLTLLVALVPLVLFGPASLFGMAAGITLGIFVGTYSSIYMSAPLLVWFGVRGDSFVPAETKVDRAEQIARGEA
- the secD gene encoding protein translocase subunit SecD; the protein is MLDFPRWKKVWLWSLILLVSIASLPSIASLSGLNWPDELPDPAVNLGLDLAGGSHILLEADARQLSIQRLETMEESVRTALRQAKPAVRIGDVSTQGNRLSFMVESAADVDRAREAILPLVNGTGMTREWSLSVIDETRFVLTPTEQGNTAALDQAMDSAKDVIDRRINAIGTLEPTIIRQGDDRIVVQAPGQEDPEALKALIGQTAKLEFKLVDENALPSDIAAGNAPAGSQIFPFADGTPQAGQGIAVRRLGGIKGDSLTNAQQGFSPQDNSPVVNITFDQQGAAKFARLTTQNVNKPFAIILDGKVLSAPNINEPIRGGTAQISGGFTVDGANQLAISLRSGALPVDLKVIEERTVGPDLGADSIRKGLGAMAIGTGLILLFMVVTYGRFGVYANLALVLNVLMILGIMAAFNATLTLPGLAGFVLTIGAAVDANVLINERIREERRRGRSVVAAVETGYKEASRAIYDANITNVIAATLLFLFGQGPVKGFAVVLVIGVITSMFTAVTITRMWVAGWLRRTRPTDINI
- a CDS encoding c-type cytochrome — translated: MKLAIAVLLAAAAAGCKPPPEGRHDFEPAAIERGRTVVAAAGCAACHAFPDIDWPKGRAGPDLTAFDGRGPIAGALPNTPANLAAFVRNAPVAKPGSTMPAMPISRSEARDVAAYLYGISDD
- the yajC gene encoding preprotein translocase subunit YajC, which encodes MLDILAAATTAAAPPVWISWLPIVGMIAIFWFLLIRPQMRQQKAHQAKVAGLKRGDQVVTAGGLVGKVVRVDEHYVDLELAQGVKVKAVKATIGDVIAPGGTAAAND
- a CDS encoding glycosyltransferase; protein product: MRRALSISTLYPNAANPRFGTFVARSLEALAKRGDWAVTVINPIALPPVALGRYKAAREAATGGMENGVAVHRPTFRTIPRFGARYNPGLIVRKILPLARRLHAETPFDVVDAQFFYPDGPAAARVATDLGLPLSIKARGADIHYWGARADTRPQILAAGKQAAGLLAVCGALAEDMAALGLPADKIALHYTGLDRDRFRPLQHTQLRRRLSRELAIGLPDNAPVLATVGALIPRKGQRLVIEALDGLPPDTQLVLVGRGDDEAALRSLAAERGVAGRVHFLGSLDHDLLPLVLSAADAMVLPSASEGLANAWVEALACGTPLVITDAGGAREVVTAPEAGVIVERTPAAIAEGVGLVISDPPLRQATAAMADRFSWQSNAAALAAYYETLPG